The proteins below come from a single Vitis vinifera cultivar Pinot Noir 40024 chromosome 9, ASM3070453v1 genomic window:
- the LOC104878064 gene encoding uncharacterized protein LOC104878064 produces the protein MKRAKRSDNCCSGMSNGFDFLYPLISNRGDYDLILDGIHENIFQLHYHDPIMQKTVKCLNTLGISDLVHQYVMRTQQMSLNVYQPLTAISLHRLIAQVQKPIIEWPKSFMRYRTTFMEKRDILRSWHNKIAPYISRHLSIKSFVEDLVSPLLHILSPPTLRPVALHLLSERERNDLAQLINAMVSYSITYKNMKSDPLHGTQLHEAASDGLSLSFDPPIADFVTFKGFSLGHYALGVAVKQLLMHEIEKKIFLQGSMSKTMHSTDGKRRENRAMTTEEKSRAQSGNVSHAAGCVENNIETAKSKASTSIVSSASGSSGSAEASVKLKSSRDVKKPPRGSTFFDRFKKLSSKGSQTTNLIQEPVTLERDSRPLLFKFNEGFTNAVKRPVQIREFLL, from the exons ATGAAGCGAGCAAAAAGATCTGATAATTGTTGCAGTGGTATGTCCAATGGATTTGACTTTCTGTACCCTCTCATATCTAATCG TGGTGACtatgatttaattttggatGGCATccatgaaaatattttccagCTTCATTATCATGACCCAATAATGCAGAAGACA GTCAAGTGCTTAAACACTCTTGGCATTTCTGATCTAGTGCACCAATATGTTATGCGTACACAGCAGATGTCCCTTAATG TTTATCAGCCTCTTACTGCAATTAGTTTACATCGTTTAATAGCCCAAGTTCAAAAACCAATTATTGAATGGCCGAAGTCTTTTATGAG ATACCGAACGACATTCATGGAAAAGAGGGATATTTTGAGGTCTTGGCACAACAAAATTGCACCATATATTTCAAGGCATTTGTCTATTAAATCTTTTGTAGAAGATTTGGTTTCTCCATTATTGCATATTCTATCACCACCAACTCTAAGACCG GTGGCATTGCACTTACTATCAGAAAGAGAAAGGAATGACCTAGCTCAGTTAATTAATGCTATGGTGTCCTATTCAATAACATACAAGAACATGAAATCTGATCCTCTACATGGTACCCAGCTACATGAAGCAGCTTCAGATGGCTTGTCACTTTCCTTTGATCCCCCAATTGCTGACTTTGTCACCTTCAAG GGATTTAGTTTGGGTCATTATGCTCTTGGTGTAGCTGTCAAACAACTTTTGATGCATGAG atagaaaagaaaatttttttacaAGGAAGCATGAGCAAAACTATGCATTCAACTGATGGAAAACGCAGAGAGAACCGAGCAATGACAACGGAGGAAAAGAGCCGAGCTCAATCTGGCAATGTTAGTCATGCAGCTGGATGTGTTGAGAACAACATAGAAACAGCAAAGAGTAAGGCCAGTACTTCCATCGTTTCGTCAGCCTCTGGTTCTAGTGGAAGTGCAGAAGCCAGTGTAAAACTAAAATCTTCTAGAGATGTGAAGAAGCCTCCTAGAGGCTCTACTTTCTTTGATAG GTTCAAAAAGTTGAGCAGCAAAGGTTCTCAAACTACTAACCTCATCCAAGAGCCAGTAACACTGGAGAGAGATTCACGTCCTCTGCTATTTAAGTTTAACGAG